The following are encoded together in the Pseudomonas maumuensis genome:
- a CDS encoding ABC transporter permease has translation MKTTTNTSGAAPVRRSGTYFGLGTYLGLAGALLAMIVLFSLLSSHFLSYATFSTLANQIPDLMVLAVGMTFVLIIGGIDLSVGSVLALAASTVSVAILGWGWSVLPAALLGMAVAALAGTVTGSITVAWRIPSFIVSLGVLEMARGLAYQFTDSRTAYIGDAFAWFSNPIAFGISPAFIIALLVIVLAQLVLTRTVFGRYLIGIGTNEEAVRLAGIDPRPYKILVFALMGVLAGLAALFQISRLEAADPNAGSGMELQVIAAVVIGGTSLMGGRGSVISTFFGVLIISVLAAGLAQIGASEPTKRIITGAVIVIAVVLDTYRSRRANRRN, from the coding sequence GGGCGCCGCGCCCGTGCGCCGCAGCGGCACCTATTTCGGCCTGGGCACCTACCTGGGCCTGGCCGGCGCCTTGCTGGCGATGATCGTGCTGTTCTCGCTGCTGAGCAGCCATTTCCTGTCTTACGCCACCTTCAGCACCCTGGCCAACCAGATCCCCGACTTGATGGTGCTGGCGGTGGGCATGACCTTCGTGCTGATCATCGGCGGCATCGACCTGTCGGTGGGCTCGGTGCTGGCCTTGGCCGCTTCGACGGTCAGCGTCGCCATCCTCGGCTGGGGCTGGAGCGTGCTGCCCGCCGCGCTGCTGGGCATGGCCGTGGCGGCCCTGGCCGGCACTGTCACCGGCAGCATCACCGTGGCCTGGCGCATCCCTTCGTTCATCGTCTCGCTGGGTGTGCTGGAGATGGCCCGGGGCCTGGCCTATCAGTTCACCGATTCGCGCACCGCGTACATCGGCGATGCCTTCGCCTGGTTCTCCAACCCGATCGCCTTCGGCATCTCGCCGGCCTTCATCATCGCCTTGCTGGTGATCGTGCTGGCCCAGCTGGTGCTGACCCGTACCGTGTTCGGCCGCTACCTGATCGGTATCGGCACCAATGAAGAGGCCGTACGCCTGGCCGGCATCGACCCGCGCCCCTACAAGATCCTGGTATTCGCCCTGATGGGCGTACTCGCGGGCCTCGCCGCGCTGTTCCAGATCTCGCGCCTGGAGGCCGCCGACCCCAATGCCGGCTCGGGCATGGAGCTGCAGGTGATCGCCGCCGTGGTGATCGGCGGCACCAGCCTGATGGGCGGGCGCGGTTCGGTCATCAGCACCTTTTTCGGCGTGCTGATCATCTCGGTGCTGGCCGCAGGCCTGGCCCAGATCGGCGCCTCGGAACCGACCAAACGCATCATCACCGGGGCGGTCATCGTCATCGCCGTGGTACTCGACACTTATCGCAGCCGGC